A part of Thermocrinis albus DSM 14484 genomic DNA contains:
- a CDS encoding cytochrome b — translation MLKGIVRWLDERGKFSQLWQSQMVDYKVPKNLTFPYAFGVMALVAFAIQIISGIFLVMYYQPNVHTAFDSVNYTIMKEIPFMWLIRHIHAAGANFFLAIVYLHIFTGIYYNAYKKPRELTWIVGFFIYFVLLMTALSGYLLPWGQLSYWGMVVTTEIPTSIDSAPIIGSLKIGETISVWMKGGYELGQITLGRFFGLHIWLLPLILLGLVGLHLYLVRANGISSPDGREIDKKKEGVPFHPYITLKEGAYLMGYLAVFFFFVFFYMHHFLPPDNFDPANPFKTPPHIAPEWYLLAFYTMFRSIPDKFLGFVVFNLALLLLLLLPFLDFSPIRSARNRPLFFAMFLVLVISSMALTILGTMPPTPTNAMLGMIFTLGFLSFFLSLPVISILEWGWYKAKGGNRS, via the coding sequence ATGTTGAAAGGTATAGTCAGATGGCTGGACGAGAGGGGTAAGTTCAGCCAACTTTGGCAGTCTCAGATGGTGGATTACAAAGTCCCCAAAAATCTCACCTTCCCTTACGCCTTTGGTGTTATGGCCCTCGTCGCTTTTGCCATACAGATAATATCGGGGATATTTCTGGTAATGTATTACCAGCCCAACGTGCACACAGCTTTTGACAGTGTCAACTACACCATAATGAAAGAGATACCTTTCATGTGGCTCATAAGGCACATTCACGCTGCAGGAGCTAACTTCTTTCTCGCTATAGTTTACTTGCACATATTTACGGGTATATACTACAACGCTTACAAGAAACCCAGGGAACTCACGTGGATAGTAGGCTTTTTCATATACTTTGTACTTCTCATGACCGCTCTGTCTGGTTACCTCCTCCCATGGGGTCAGCTCTCCTACTGGGGAATGGTGGTTACTACAGAGATACCAACTTCTATAGACAGTGCTCCCATAATAGGCAGTCTAAAGATAGGAGAGACTATCTCCGTGTGGATGAAGGGTGGCTATGAGCTAGGTCAGATAACACTGGGTAGATTCTTCGGTCTCCACATATGGCTACTACCTCTGATACTTCTCGGCCTGGTAGGTTTACACCTGTACCTGGTAAGGGCCAACGGTATATCCAGCCCGGACGGTAGGGAGATAGACAAGAAGAAGGAAGGCGTACCTTTCCATCCTTACATAACCCTCAAGGAAGGTGCCTATTTGATGGGTTATCTTGCCGTCTTCTTCTTCTTTGTGTTCTTCTACATGCATCACTTCCTACCACCCGACAACTTTGATCCCGCCAACCCCTTCAAGACACCTCCCCATATAGCTCCCGAGTGGTACCTGCTTGCCTTTTACACCATGTTCCGCTCCATACCCGACAAGTTCCTAGGGTTTGTTGTCTTCAACTTAGCTTTGCTCTTACTGCTACTACTACCTTTCTTAGACTTCTCTCCTATACGTAGTGCCCGCAACAGGCCCCTCTTCTTCGCCATGTTCTTGGTGCTTGTTATATCCTCCATGGCCCTCACTATACTGGGAACCATGCCTCCCACTCCCACCAACGCCATGCTGGGTATGATATTCACGTTGGGATTCCTCAGTTTCTTCCTCTCACTGCCCGTCATATCCATACTGGAGTGGGGATGGTACAAAGCTAAAGGAGGTAACAGGTCATGA
- a CDS encoding cytochrome c1, whose product MIRTVFLTAITLVFFAIIWFENPFAPHEEYSMPAQYAKIADDVKYAKEGKELFLQNCNSCHSVRYDGVYVASVQSNPLLGQLQKEYGKVLPRDIYESVFMNDLNALKESFGKVPPDLSTIYLVKGKEYLFNFILEPQKVLPGTTMPPVMTGRPEETAKIIAYLKSVSEPPPQEKAKRVVMGVATIGYLILMGVLLYVWRGRLLKKMGLH is encoded by the coding sequence ATGATAAGGACGGTTTTCTTAACGGCCATTACCTTAGTGTTTTTTGCCATCATATGGTTCGAAAACCCCTTTGCACCCCACGAGGAGTACAGCATGCCCGCCCAGTATGCCAAGATAGCGGATGATGTCAAGTATGCCAAGGAAGGCAAAGAGCTCTTTCTACAAAACTGCAACTCCTGTCACTCAGTTAGGTACGATGGAGTGTACGTAGCTTCTGTGCAGTCAAATCCTTTACTGGGACAGCTTCAGAAGGAGTACGGTAAGGTACTGCCCAGAGATATATACGAGTCGGTGTTCATGAACGACCTGAATGCCCTTAAAGAATCCTTCGGTAAGGTACCCCCCGACCTATCCACCATTTATCTGGTGAAGGGTAAGGAGTATCTCTTTAACTTCATTCTGGAACCTCAGAAGGTTCTGCCGGGGACTACCATGCCACCTGTCATGACGGGAAGGCCAGAAGAAACCGCCAAGATAATAGCCTATCTTAAGTCTGTGTCAGAACCACCACCTCAGGAGAAAGCCAAGAGAGTGGTCATGGGAGTGGCTACCATAGGCTACCTCATACTGATGGGAGTACTTCTCTACGTGTGGCGTGGGAGACTTCTCAAAAAGATGGGTTTGCACTGA
- a CDS encoding endonuclease III domain-containing protein has product MKLNPSLMGLYQLLLDTYGPQNWWPVDHLYHREHKTDPKDEIIIGAVLTQNTLWSRVEIALDRLKRMGELSLNFVRKCPSEILEEIVKPVGFYRQKVRTLKALAELLEKVREPNYEDLIKLKGIGPETACVILLYAFHQPTFVIDKYTLRILQRLYGLKLTPKKAKKFMEEHLPKDVGIYKEYHALLDQHAKKFCKSTPLCGGCPAATYCLSANPSF; this is encoded by the coding sequence ATGAAGTTAAATCCCTCCTTGATGGGGCTTTACCAACTCCTCCTTGACACCTACGGTCCACAGAACTGGTGGCCTGTGGATCACCTATATCACCGAGAGCACAAGACAGACCCAAAAGACGAAATCATAATAGGAGCCGTACTGACTCAGAACACCTTGTGGAGTAGGGTGGAGATAGCCTTGGATAGACTCAAGAGGATGGGCGAGCTGTCTCTTAACTTTGTGAGAAAGTGTCCTTCAGAGATATTGGAGGAGATAGTAAAACCCGTTGGTTTTTACCGTCAGAAGGTCCGCACTCTGAAGGCGTTGGCAGAACTTTTAGAAAAGGTTAGAGAACCCAACTACGAAGACCTCATAAAGTTAAAAGGTATAGGACCAGAGACAGCCTGTGTTATCCTTCTTTATGCCTTCCATCAGCCTACTTTTGTGATAGATAAATACACCCTCAGGATATTACAGAGGTTATACGGTTTGAAGTTAACACCTAAGAAAGCTAAGAAATTCATGGAAGAACATCTACCGAAGGATGTAGGGATCTACAAAGAGTATCACGCTCTTTTGGACCAACACGCTAAAAAGTTCTGTAAGAGCACCCCCCTGTGCGGAGGGTGCCCTGCGGCCACTTACTGCCTCAGTGCAAACCCATCTTTTTGA
- a CDS encoding heavy-metal-associated domain-containing protein, which yields MREIRLKVEGMTCQHCVQRVRTALLQVEGVSWVDVNLEEGTVTVKVEDNVPLESLREAIESYNYRVAGEV from the coding sequence ATGAGAGAGATAAGGTTAAAGGTAGAAGGTATGACGTGTCAACACTGTGTACAACGTGTGAGGACTGCCCTTTTGCAGGTAGAAGGTGTTTCTTGGGTAGATGTAAACTTAGAGGAGGGTACGGTGACGGTAAAGGTTGAGGATAACGTGCCCTTAGAATCCTTGCGGGAGGCCATAGAGAGCTACAACTACCGAGTGGCCGGTGAGGTTTAA
- the mobA gene encoding molybdenum cofactor guanylyltransferase MobA, with protein sequence MIDEVFVLAGGQSRRFGSDKTLYPIRGKPAISFLIENILPVCRRVVVVAKDTEKFRFIEKVELVEDLMEEQMVLAGVYTALKEARGKKVVILCADMPLVKPHLLLYLWEMSHDHLVTIFKVGGKLYPFPGVYPVKTLPHVERFIREGDRRLTKLLEQVGYITIPTTHVLSIDPLMQSFFNMNTPSSLHLLEMLLKWLQ encoded by the coding sequence ATGATAGATGAAGTCTTCGTGCTGGCAGGTGGTCAGAGCAGGAGATTTGGCAGTGATAAAACCCTCTATCCCATAAGAGGAAAACCTGCCATAAGCTTTCTCATAGAGAACATCCTTCCTGTGTGCCGGCGTGTGGTAGTGGTGGCTAAGGATACAGAAAAGTTCCGTTTCATAGAAAAGGTGGAACTAGTAGAGGATCTTATGGAAGAGCAGATGGTCTTAGCTGGCGTATACACTGCCCTGAAGGAGGCACGAGGCAAAAAAGTGGTCATTCTGTGTGCCGACATGCCTCTTGTAAAACCCCACCTGCTTTTGTATCTCTGGGAGATGTCTCATGACCATCTTGTGACCATCTTCAAAGTGGGTGGAAAGCTCTATCCCTTTCCGGGTGTTTACCCCGTAAAGACGCTACCGCATGTAGAGAGATTCATAAGGGAGGGTGACAGAAGGCTCACCAAACTTTTAGAGCAGGTAGGGTACATAACGATACCCACCACCCATGTCCTTTCCATAGATCCGCTGATGCAGTCCTTCTTCAATATGAACACACCCAGTAGTCTTCACCTGTTGGAGATGCTCTTAAAGTGGTTACAATAG
- a CDS encoding lytic transglycosylase domain-containing protein, which translates to MEGYVTYRSRKRGSNSCGILPLSVDMLKGVLLFLTACFLTSCTPTLRQTLYPDKDNAVFLQRGQLVFSEEEERFLQEEARQFQIEVPDREEIRKYIRYFLSNKRFTQYALKRANYYMPLIKPVLEKHGLPPELALLPAIESGFNPFAVSRSGAAGLWQFMPQTARRYGLRVDNLVDERYDIQKSTEAAARYLKDLYSFFKNWELALAAYNCGEGCVFSRTGGVDFWQTKEFLPLETRNYVPAFMALLLLARFPEKYGLDISVDSISVVRKRVEEDTSVKDLITEAQIQKSVFYDLNPHIKTDKIPAGAYVYLPANPEEERKVIRWDNGAKFIVR; encoded by the coding sequence TTGGAAGGTTATGTTACCTATCGCTCTCGTAAACGTGGTAGCAACAGCTGTGGTATACTACCTCTTAGCGTAGACATGCTAAAGGGGGTACTTCTGTTCCTCACGGCGTGCTTTCTCACCTCCTGTACACCTACCCTGAGGCAGACCCTCTATCCCGACAAAGACAATGCGGTTTTTCTACAACGTGGACAGTTGGTCTTTTCGGAGGAGGAGGAACGCTTCTTGCAGGAAGAAGCTCGCCAGTTTCAGATAGAGGTTCCTGACAGAGAGGAGATAAGAAAGTACATAAGATACTTCCTCTCCAACAAAAGATTCACCCAGTATGCTCTCAAAAGAGCTAACTACTACATGCCCCTCATAAAACCCGTACTGGAAAAACATGGTTTACCTCCAGAGTTGGCCCTACTGCCAGCCATAGAGAGTGGTTTTAATCCTTTTGCCGTCTCCAGATCGGGAGCCGCAGGCCTGTGGCAGTTCATGCCTCAAACCGCACGCAGGTATGGGCTCAGAGTAGACAACTTAGTGGATGAACGCTACGACATACAGAAGTCCACAGAGGCGGCGGCCCGTTACCTCAAGGATCTTTACTCTTTCTTTAAAAACTGGGAACTGGCTTTAGCTGCCTACAACTGTGGTGAGGGATGTGTGTTCAGCAGGACCGGTGGTGTAGACTTTTGGCAGACAAAAGAGTTCCTCCCTTTGGAAACAAGGAACTACGTGCCTGCCTTCATGGCTTTACTACTCTTAGCTAGGTTCCCAGAGAAGTACGGTCTTGACATAAGCGTGGACAGTATAAGCGTTGTGAGAAAGAGGGTTGAGGAAGATACATCCGTAAAGGATCTTATAACGGAGGCACAGATACAAAAGAGTGTGTTTTACGATCTTAATCCCCACATAAAGACGGATAAGATACCTGCCGGTGCGTACGTGTATCTTCCTGCTAACCCTGAAGAAGAGAGAAAGGTCATAAGGTGGGATAACGGTGCCAAATTCATAGTTAGATGA
- the nuoH gene encoding NADH-quinone oxidoreductase subunit NuoH, with amino-acid sequence MSSWVVDLIVTFVKVLVAVGVFMGLGAYLTWFERKLAGHIQARMGPKLVGPFGLLQPLADGLKLLTKESVIPRNADRVVYYLAVVMALTPSLLLFSVIPFGPAFTIFGYQVKPVVADVNIALLLVFAFGSLSVYGTIFSGWASNSKYAFIGSLRKAAVVIAYEVVLGFSVLGVILLAGTMSASGIVQAQVERGVWFILYQPVAFVLYLFCMLAESGRVPFDIQEAEAELVTGYNVEYGGMRFGAFPLAEWYLNVVALSAIGVILFFGGWSGPHIFGPLSPYLWFLIKTFGLVFFVLWLHWTLPRFQAKDITEIGWKVMLPIALVNVVATAVVYYLLA; translated from the coding sequence ATGAGTAGTTGGGTAGTTGATCTGATAGTGACTTTCGTAAAGGTACTGGTGGCGGTAGGTGTGTTTATGGGTTTAGGTGCATACCTTACGTGGTTTGAGCGTAAGCTGGCGGGCCACATACAGGCACGTATGGGTCCTAAGTTGGTGGGTCCTTTCGGTCTCCTCCAGCCTCTGGCGGACGGCCTTAAGCTCCTCACCAAAGAGTCCGTGATTCCCAGAAACGCAGATAGGGTGGTTTATTACCTTGCCGTGGTGATGGCCCTTACTCCTTCTCTTCTACTCTTCTCGGTAATACCCTTTGGTCCGGCCTTCACCATCTTTGGTTATCAAGTGAAACCGGTAGTGGCAGACGTAAACATAGCTCTTCTTTTGGTGTTTGCCTTTGGTTCTCTTTCTGTTTATGGAACCATATTCTCCGGTTGGGCTTCCAACTCTAAGTACGCTTTCATAGGTTCGCTGAGAAAAGCGGCTGTGGTGATAGCTTACGAGGTGGTGTTGGGTTTCTCAGTCTTAGGAGTTATCCTACTGGCGGGTACTATGAGTGCTTCTGGTATAGTGCAGGCTCAGGTAGAAAGGGGTGTGTGGTTCATCCTGTATCAGCCTGTAGCCTTTGTTCTTTACCTCTTCTGTATGTTGGCCGAGTCAGGGAGAGTTCCCTTTGATATACAGGAGGCGGAAGCAGAACTGGTGACAGGCTACAATGTGGAGTACGGGGGTATGCGTTTCGGAGCTTTTCCTTTGGCAGAGTGGTACCTTAACGTGGTGGCCCTCTCTGCTATAGGAGTCATACTCTTTTTTGGTGGATGGTCTGGGCCTCACATCTTTGGTCCACTATCTCCTTACCTTTGGTTCCTCATAAAAACCTTTGGTCTTGTTTTCTTCGTCCTTTGGCTCCACTGGACTTTACCCAGATTTCAAGCCAAAGACATAACGGAGATAGGTTGGAAGGTTATGTTACCTATCGCTCTCGTAAACGTGGTAGCAACAGCTGTGGTATACTACCTCTTAGCGTAG
- the nuoD gene encoding NADH dehydrogenase (quinone) subunit D — translation MPWMNRATVDRVKQVFKDVQVEWGEHTVSFHVSKDLLLSFLKHLKEKEGYRHFIDFTCIDFPEKEDRFLGVYILYNPDDNERVIVKSWAKHGKLPSVEKLWPCARWAEREAYDMFGVEFEGHENLRRMFMWEGYPYHPLRKDFPLGGFPEVELPSLTEVLQGRTDPPSHDFELLHTKVATLEDLERTEKSRLQKKAQLVLNWGPLHPGTHGTIWFLFDLDGEQVVQCDIILGQLHRGMEKIAENLYYFQFLPYTDRMDYISAICNELAYVTAVEKLLKVEVPEKARYIRTMFAELQRINSHLLWLGTGALDLGALTVFLYAFREREKIMDIIEGNAGIRLTSAFLRIGGVHYDLAEGTLDVVKAFVKDFPNRLREYHQLLTRNRIWLRRTKEVGIITREDVFNYGLTGPVARGSGVPYDIRKLEPYAAYDEVDFDIPVGEVGDVYDRYLVRMEEMWQSLRIVEQCVQKLEKLPKSAPYLNTDHPAVMAPKEEVFNALESMVKNFHIVVHGEKAPPGEVYASGENPRGELGFYIYSKGGSKPYRLRIRSGALYNLSIFPKLIEGRTIADAIALLGSLDPVVGETDR, via the coding sequence ATGCCCTGGATGAACAGGGCCACGGTAGACAGAGTAAAACAGGTGTTTAAGGATGTGCAGGTAGAATGGGGTGAGCACACAGTCAGCTTTCACGTAAGCAAAGATCTACTTCTTTCTTTTCTTAAACATCTCAAGGAAAAAGAGGGCTACCGTCACTTCATAGACTTTACCTGTATAGACTTTCCCGAAAAGGAAGACAGGTTTCTGGGTGTGTACATTCTGTATAACCCGGACGACAACGAGAGAGTTATTGTCAAGAGCTGGGCCAAACACGGCAAGCTACCTTCTGTGGAAAAACTCTGGCCATGCGCTCGCTGGGCAGAGCGGGAAGCTTACGACATGTTCGGCGTAGAGTTTGAGGGACACGAAAACCTACGACGTATGTTCATGTGGGAGGGTTATCCTTACCATCCCCTAAGGAAGGACTTCCCGCTGGGTGGTTTCCCTGAAGTGGAACTTCCCTCTTTAACGGAAGTGTTGCAGGGTAGAACAGACCCTCCCAGCCATGATTTTGAACTCTTACACACAAAGGTGGCAACGCTAGAGGACCTTGAGAGGACTGAGAAGAGCCGTCTCCAGAAGAAGGCCCAGTTGGTTCTCAACTGGGGTCCCCTTCATCCAGGAACTCACGGTACTATATGGTTCCTCTTTGATCTGGATGGAGAACAGGTGGTTCAGTGTGACATCATACTGGGTCAGCTTCACAGAGGGATGGAGAAAATTGCCGAGAACCTCTACTACTTTCAGTTTCTTCCTTACACCGACAGAATGGACTATATATCCGCCATATGTAACGAGCTTGCTTACGTCACAGCGGTGGAGAAGCTCCTGAAGGTGGAGGTTCCAGAGAAGGCTCGTTACATAAGGACTATGTTTGCCGAACTACAGAGGATAAACTCCCACCTTCTGTGGCTGGGAACTGGTGCGTTGGATCTGGGGGCCCTCACCGTCTTCCTATACGCCTTCAGGGAAAGAGAGAAGATAATGGACATCATAGAGGGTAACGCAGGTATAAGACTCACATCCGCCTTTCTCAGAATAGGAGGGGTCCATTATGACCTGGCAGAGGGAACCTTGGATGTGGTTAAAGCCTTTGTGAAAGACTTCCCTAACAGACTCAGGGAGTATCATCAGCTCCTTACAAGAAACAGAATATGGCTACGTAGAACGAAGGAGGTGGGTATAATAACGCGCGAAGATGTTTTTAACTACGGACTTACCGGTCCGGTTGCGCGAGGCTCAGGTGTTCCTTATGACATAAGAAAGCTGGAACCTTACGCTGCCTACGATGAGGTGGACTTTGATATCCCGGTGGGAGAGGTGGGAGACGTATATGACAGGTACTTGGTGAGAATGGAGGAGATGTGGCAGAGCCTGAGGATAGTGGAGCAGTGCGTTCAGAAACTGGAGAAACTTCCTAAGAGTGCACCCTACCTTAACACAGATCATCCCGCTGTTATGGCCCCCAAGGAGGAGGTCTTCAACGCTTTAGAAAGTATGGTTAAAAACTTCCACATAGTGGTACACGGAGAGAAGGCACCTCCAGGTGAGGTGTACGCCAGCGGTGAGAACCCAAGGGGTGAGCTGGGATTTTACATATACTCTAAGGGTGGCTCCAAACCCTACCGTCTGAGGATAAGGTCCGGAGCCCTTTATAACCTCTCCATATTTCCTAAACTGATAGAGGGTAGGACTATAGCGGATGCTATAGCGTTACTGGGAAGCCTAGATCCTGTGGTGGGGGAAACGGACAGATGA
- a CDS encoding NuoB/complex I 20 kDa subunit family protein, which produces MVMLNSNGFVLTTVEELLSWSRRNALWPVTIGLACCAIEMMHAAASRFDLDRLGVIFRASPRQADLLIVAGTVVNKVAPMLKLIWEQMPDPKWCITMGGCASAGGPFPTYSTLQGMDRIIPVDVYIPGCPPHPQGLLYGILQLQKKIKEQGVRKYDRAFEEFKRDMQRQGLLPQEVEV; this is translated from the coding sequence ATGGTTATGTTGAACTCTAACGGATTTGTACTTACAACAGTGGAAGAACTACTCAGTTGGAGTAGAAGAAACGCCCTGTGGCCTGTGACCATAGGCTTAGCTTGTTGTGCTATAGAAATGATGCACGCTGCCGCCTCTCGTTTTGATCTTGACAGATTAGGAGTCATCTTCAGGGCTTCTCCAAGACAAGCAGATCTCCTCATAGTGGCCGGAACGGTGGTCAACAAGGTGGCTCCCATGCTTAAACTTATATGGGAGCAGATGCCCGACCCTAAGTGGTGTATAACCATGGGAGGATGCGCATCCGCCGGTGGACCCTTCCCCACCTACTCTACTTTGCAGGGTATGGATAGGATAATACCTGTGGATGTGTATATACCCGGTTGTCCTCCCCACCCACAGGGCCTCCTTTACGGTATACTTCAACTTCAGAAGAAGATAAAGGAACAGGGAGTGAGAAAGTACGATAGAGCCTTTGAAGAGTTCAAAAGGGATATGCAGAGACAAGGGTTGCTTCCTCAAGAGGTGGAGGTCTGA
- a CDS encoding NADH-quinone oxidoreductase subunit A, with translation MEYVGILIFFLVAVVIGLVMTLINDLLGPKTKERMEDYPYECGVPLYDPEARGTFKQGYYLLGLLIILFDIEAAFLFPWAVVFREIGLYGLVTALLFILILALGFAYAWKKGALRWQI, from the coding sequence ATGGAGTACGTAGGTATTCTCATCTTCTTTTTGGTGGCGGTTGTTATAGGTCTTGTGATGACCCTTATCAACGACCTTCTGGGGCCTAAGACAAAGGAGAGGATGGAAGACTATCCTTACGAGTGTGGTGTCCCTCTGTATGATCCTGAGGCCAGGGGTACTTTCAAACAGGGCTACTATCTGCTCGGCCTTCTCATAATCCTGTTTGATATAGAGGCTGCTTTTCTCTTTCCCTGGGCGGTGGTGTTTAGGGAGATAGGTCTTTACGGTCTTGTAACAGCCCTCCTCTTTATCCTCATACTGGCGCTGGGCTTTGCCTATGCGTGGAAGAAGGGAGCACTGCGTTGGCAAATATGA
- a CDS encoding methionine adenosyltransferase produces the protein MGQIVVSPMTFEPVYQQDVEIVERKGTGHPDTICDLLAEELSRRLCRWYLDKAGFVLHHNVDKALLVGGVAEPVFGGGEVKEPIEIYLVGRAVLQVNGHKLNAQDLVEETVREWLSENIRHLDFNRHVKVEARIRPGSKDLVGIFERYQKEGDVPRANDTSFGVGFAPFDPLEKAVYEAERFLNEHLKEEHPEIGEDIKVMGVRTKDRIRITVALAFVSRYIKNLDDYFQRKEAIQLKLKEYLQNLLGRELEVFINTGDKKEEGNVYITVTGTSAENGDDGQVGRGNRVNGLITPYRPMSLEAAAGKNPISHVGKIYNTVANIISKRVVKEVEGVEEAYCYIVSQIGKPINEPQVVDVKVRTKRDIKGIEDVVQKIVKEELECMPEIWRAFVEGEFSVA, from the coding sequence GTGGGTCAGATAGTAGTGTCACCTATGACTTTTGAACCTGTTTACCAGCAAGATGTGGAGATAGTGGAGAGGAAGGGTACAGGCCACCCTGACACCATATGTGACCTTTTGGCGGAGGAGCTTTCCAGAAGGCTCTGTCGCTGGTATTTAGATAAGGCGGGTTTTGTATTACACCACAATGTGGACAAGGCGTTACTGGTGGGTGGTGTGGCAGAACCTGTCTTTGGTGGGGGTGAGGTAAAAGAACCGATAGAGATATATCTGGTGGGAAGGGCTGTTCTCCAAGTGAACGGACATAAGCTAAATGCGCAGGATCTGGTAGAAGAAACCGTCAGAGAATGGCTTTCGGAAAACATAAGACATCTGGACTTTAACAGACACGTGAAGGTAGAGGCTCGCATAAGACCGGGTAGTAAAGACCTGGTTGGTATTTTCGAGCGTTACCAGAAGGAGGGCGATGTACCGCGTGCCAACGACACCTCCTTTGGTGTAGGTTTTGCACCCTTTGACCCTCTGGAAAAAGCCGTTTACGAAGCGGAGCGGTTTCTCAACGAGCATCTAAAGGAAGAGCATCCCGAGATAGGGGAAGACATAAAGGTGATGGGAGTGAGAACCAAAGATAGGATTCGTATCACAGTAGCCTTAGCCTTCGTAAGCAGGTACATCAAAAACTTGGACGACTACTTCCAGAGGAAGGAAGCTATACAGCTAAAACTGAAAGAGTACCTTCAGAACCTTTTGGGAAGAGAACTGGAGGTATTCATTAACACAGGCGATAAGAAAGAGGAGGGGAACGTTTACATAACGGTGACAGGTACATCTGCGGAGAACGGAGATGACGGACAGGTGGGCAGAGGCAACAGGGTCAACGGTCTAATAACACCCTACAGACCCATGAGCTTGGAGGCTGCTGCAGGTAAAAACCCCATCTCTCACGTGGGTAAGATCTACAACACGGTGGCCAACATAATAAGTAAGAGAGTGGTGAAAGAAGTGGAAGGTGTGGAGGAAGCCTACTGCTACATAGTTTCCCAGATAGGGAAACCCATAAACGAGCCACAGGTGGTGGACGTGAAAGTGAGGACCAAAAGGGATATAAAGGGTATAGAGGATGTGGTACAGAAGATAGTGAAGGAGGAGCTGGAGTGTATGCCAGAGATATGGAGAGCTTTTGTGGAAGGTGAGTTTTCTGTAGCGTGA